A genomic window from Streptomyces broussonetiae includes:
- a CDS encoding LLM class flavin-dependent oxidoreductase → MRFSINIPNFGDFADPRNVATVAAAAEQAGWDGLFVWDHVLHRQHQGRPFGDPWMLLTAAALATSRIRLGTLLTPVPRYRPQQLARQVATLDHLSGGRVTFAAGLGGPIDDEYRSFGDTAEPRLLAERLDEGLELLRRFWSGEPVNHHGRHYEVRDVTLLPATVQRPGPPMWIGGFWPRRLPMRRAARWDGAVPLFETARHGHVPDVAEVRALIGYVRKHRTTEAERPFELVLGGATPPDAAKAKDVIGPLYDAGATWWDERQVQTGPALDLLPPVLRRIEAGPPVV, encoded by the coding sequence ATGCGTTTCTCCATCAACATCCCCAACTTCGGTGACTTCGCCGACCCCCGTAACGTCGCGACCGTTGCGGCTGCCGCCGAACAGGCCGGCTGGGACGGACTCTTCGTCTGGGACCACGTACTGCACCGGCAGCATCAGGGGCGTCCCTTCGGAGACCCCTGGATGCTGCTGACCGCGGCCGCGCTGGCGACCTCACGGATCCGACTGGGCACCCTACTGACGCCGGTCCCCCGTTACCGTCCGCAGCAACTCGCCCGCCAAGTGGCCACCCTGGACCACCTCAGCGGCGGCAGGGTGACCTTCGCCGCGGGCCTGGGCGGTCCGATCGACGACGAATACCGCAGCTTCGGCGACACCGCCGAGCCGCGCCTCCTCGCCGAGCGGCTGGACGAGGGACTGGAACTGTTGCGGCGCTTCTGGTCCGGCGAGCCGGTGAATCACCACGGCCGGCACTACGAAGTCCGGGACGTGACGTTGCTGCCCGCCACCGTGCAGCGGCCCGGTCCGCCGATGTGGATCGGCGGGTTCTGGCCACGCCGCCTGCCCATGCGGCGGGCAGCGCGATGGGACGGCGCGGTACCGCTCTTCGAGACGGCCCGGCACGGGCATGTGCCCGATGTGGCGGAGGTACGGGCACTGATCGGCTATGTACGCAAACACCGCACGACCGAGGCCGAGCGTCCCTTCGAGTTGGTGCTCGGCGGCGCCACGCCCCCGGACGCAGCGAAGGCCAAGGACGTGATCGGTCCGCTGTACGACGCCGGAGCCACCTGGTGGGACGAGCGACAGGTCCAGACCGGCCCCGCCCTGGATCTCCTCCCTCCGGTGCTGCGCCGCATCGAGGCGGGACCGCCGGTGGTCTGA